CCGAAATTAACATGAGTTGATAAAGTTTTTGGTATATCTATCCCACTCGCCGCTAAAACTATCTTCTTCAAATTGTAATCAAAATTCATGCTCTGAAATTTAAAAGTATCACAGTAGTTAATTGTGAAGTGCCCTCTGCAGATGAGAGAGGGAGTGCCCTTTACAGGTGAGGGACGGAGCACCCTCTACAGGGTGAAGGAGGGAGTAGGCCCCTACGATCGCGAAAATTGTTTTCTTACGTGAAGTTTTTCTTCCAATAATACGGCCACGGCTCCACCTAACGATTCTCCAAATATATACGTGTCCAtattctgaaaatatagaGCGAGAGAGAATGGAATATGGAAAGAGGGTGGAGAAAGGTGAGGGGAAAGACgagagaggaggagagaggagagtgggAGGCTGAggggaagagagaggagaggagggaAGAGAGACGGAAGATTTAGGAAAGAActggggagaggagaggggataGGGAGTGAGAGGCGGAGAGGGAGGGGTGAGAGggtggaaaatgaaaaacgagaggaataatttgatttttcaaaggAAAAGAGGGGTTTGAGGGAGGAAAGAGCGGAGATAGAAGGGAGGAATGGGAGAGAAGTTTCTGTTTGCTAattatgtattttcaaaagacTCAAGCATATTTACATACTGTAAAATAATTCTTATGTTAATAAAgctattttaaaaaaataaaagagaagtttgCGCTGATGGAGGGATTTTGTCTTACCTTCCATGCTGGGTATTTAACGTTGTAAAGTTGAACTATTAAAGCTTTCAAGTCGTCAACCATTCCATCGAAGGTCGTCACTAATTTGTTGTTGTTATCCACGTAACTAAACCCTGTCCCGACTGGGCTATCTACTATTAAAAGATTAGCGTGTTGCGCCTGAAAAATTGTACCCATACTAGGCGTATAAGATTCGCGTATTATCGGAGAGTCGTGCGTTTGACTATAGGAATATTTACCCAGTAATTAGCTCTATGATTCAATGTTTCGGTAAATTTGccatattcgatgaaatatccAATTTCCCCAGATTCTGCCGGTCCGCCctgtatgaaatatcattcatgAAACCATCTCATTCACTGatgtaatatatatcatattcatatatatggcACAGGGCC
This Tubulanus polymorphus chromosome 7, tnTubPoly1.2, whole genome shotgun sequence DNA region includes the following protein-coding sequences:
- the LOC141909241 gene encoding putative serine carboxypeptidase CPVL; translated protein: MGTIFQAQHANLLIVDSPVGTGFSYVDNNNKLVTTFDGMVDDLKALIVQLYNVKYPAWKNMDTYIFGESLGGAVAVLLEEKLHSMNFDYNLKKIVLAASGIDIPKTLSTHVNFGYHFVSNFCVSLILSVRGSVDV